The Candidatus Liberibacter solanacearum CLso-ZC1 genomic interval TTTAAGAAGAAAAGAAGTAAAGGATAAAATTGACGCTCTTCAGATGAAGAAGAATGTTGCTCGCCTAGCTATTCAACATGTCGATGATGGTATGACTTTAGGGATGGGAACAGGAAGTACTTCTAAAGAATTTATGATTTTACTTGCTGAAAAAATTGCTAATGGTTTGCATGTTCAGGTTGTTCCATCTTCGCGAGATACAGAAAATTTTTGTAAAAAAAATGGAATTCTATTGCGATCGATTGAAGATGTGTCGTCTATTGATTTGAGTGTAGATGGTTTTGATGAAATAGATTCTCGATTGCGTCTTATCAAAGGATATGGAGGAGCGATTCTGCGGGAAAAGATTATAGCAAATGCCTCTTCTCGTGTTATTGTTATTGGAGATGAAAGTAAAAGAGTTGATTTTTTAGGAAGAGGAATGTTGCCAATAGAGGTTGATCCGTTTGGTATGCGGGCGACTATTTCTGCTCTTGCGGAATTAGCATCTTGTTTAGGCTTAAAAGAAGATTTTCGTTTACGTCGAAATGGATCTGAATTATTCGTCAGTGATGGAGGACATCATATTGTTGATGCGTTTTTTGGATTTATTCCAGATCCTCAATTGTTATCAGAAGAATTGAGTAACATACCAGGGGTTATGGAGCATGGTTTATTCATTGATATGGTAGATTGTGCAATCATTGGAATGTCTAATGGAGAATGTTTGGTTCTTGAAAAATGAAAAAGACTATCGCAGTATGGTTTTTTTTTACGTAATTTTATATATATTTATTTATCTCTAGATAGAGAATTCTTTTTCCGTTTATGAATATTGTTATGTATAAGAATGTGCTGATTATAGGATATTTATTATGTAACAAGGATTAACGATTATTTCCAATAGACTGTTTTTATTGTTTTTGGAATTTTCTATTGTTATTCGTAGCGTTCATTAATTGTATCATTATGGATTAAAGGATATTTGGTGTGCTTTATGAATATGACCTTATTGTAATAGGAGCTGGATCTTCAGGTGTACGTTCTGCTCGTTTGGCAGCTCAGCTTGGGAAGAAAGTAGCTATTTGCGAGGAATATCGTGTTGGTGGAACTTGTGTCATCAGGGGTTGTGTTCCTAAAAAATTGATGTTTTATGCATCGCAATATTCCGACCACTTTGAAGATTCCAAGGGTTTTGGGTGGAGTGTTGGTTATCAGAGTTTTGATTGGCCATCACTTATTGCTGAGCAAGATAAAGAATTATCTCGGCTTGAATCGTTCTATCATGATCGTTTAGATTCTGCAGGAGTGGAAATATTAAAGAGTAGGGCTATTCTTTCTTCTCCTCATGAAGTGTATCTTGCAAATGTAGATCGTACTATTACAGCTCAGTACATTGTTGTTGCAACTGGTGGATCTCCTGATCGTATGGATTTTGAAGGTTGCAATTTATGTATAACATCAGAGGAAGTTTTTTCTTTAGAGAGTTTACCTCAATCTATTTTGATTGTAGGTGGAGGGTATATTGCCGTTGAGTTTGCTTGTATTTTTAATGCTTTAGGATCAAAAACAACATTAGTAACGCGTGGTAATAGTATTCTTTCTAGATTTGATGTGGATATGCGTCAAGGATTGACGGAGATTATGAATTCTAAGGGCATTCGGATTATTAGCAATAATACACCTAAAAGTGTTTTTAGTGAATCGGGACATTTAAAAAGTATTTTAGAATCTGAAGAAATTATAATGACTGATCAGGTAATGCTTGCAGTTGGTCGTAAGCCTCGGACTATGGATATAGGGCTTGATAAACTGGGAGTAGCAATGGATGCGAATGGTTTCATTGTCACCGATCGTTATTCTCGTACAAATATTGATTCCATTTTTGCATTTGGTGATATTAGTGGTCAAGCACAACTCACACCTGTTGCTATTCATGCTGCGGCTTGTTTTGTTGAGACAGTATTTAAAGATAATCCTACATCTCCCGACTATGATTTGATTCCGACTG includes:
- the rpiA gene encoding ribose-5-phosphate isomerase RpiA produces the protein MDALQMKKNVARLAIQHVDDGMTLGMGTGSTSKEFMILLAEKIANGLHVQVVPSSRDTENFCKKNGILLRSIEDVSSIDLSVDGFDEIDSRLRLIKGYGGAILREKIIANASSRVIVIGDESKRVDFLGRGMLPIEVDPFGMRATISALAELASCLGLKEDFRLRRNGSELFVSDGGHHIVDAFFGFIPDPQLLSEELSNIPGVMEHGLFIDMVDCAIIGMSNGECLVLEK
- the gorA gene encoding glutathione-disulfide reductase; the encoded protein is MLYEYDLIVIGAGSSGVRSARLAAQLGKKVAICEEYRVGGTCVIRGCVPKKLMFYASQYSDHFEDSKGFGWSVGYQSFDWPSLIAEQDKELSRLESFYHDRLDSAGVEILKSRAILSSPHEVYLANVDRTITAQYIVVATGGSPDRMDFEGCNLCITSEEVFSLESLPQSILIVGGGYIAVEFACIFNALGSKTTLVTRGNSILSRFDVDMRQGLTEIMNSKGIRIISNNTPKSVFSESGHLKSILESEEIIMTDQVMLAVGRKPRTMDIGLDKLGVAMDANGFIVTDRYSRTNIDSIFAFGDISGQAQLTPVAIHAAACFVETVFKDNPTSPDYDLIPTAVFSQPEISSVGLTEEEATHQFPRLEIYKTKFFPIKSFLSKRFEHTIMKIIVNADNRKVLGVHILGSESSEIIQVLGICLKSGCVKEDFDRCMAVHPTATEELVTMYHPSYLIEEGIKKNI